The following DNA comes from Silurus meridionalis isolate SWU-2019-XX chromosome 14, ASM1480568v1, whole genome shotgun sequence.
ATTCCAAAAGAAAATCACTAGAGATAATTGAGAatgaataaacacatacacaaactgaaaaacaaaaaaacttttatttaattcttgattcctgattttattgttaaaaaacacACTTATCTATATGTGAATGTTAGAGTAACAATCACAAATTTTGTTTACTTCCTGTGCTGACTACACAGTACAGTACTGACGTAGGACACAAAATACACGATGGAACTGCATTTGGGATTCAACCAGAGATGGaaaattaatcacatttatGAATGTAATGAAGTAAAGACAGGTGAGAGAAATTTGTGTACAAAAATAATCAACCTGTCCTTTTACTACTAAATCCCCTGCTCTGATTTACGAATATCCCTAATGAGAGTAATTGAGATAAACCTGGCAACCCATACAGGTAAGAAATCCAGTCTGGTGtcctgtttctgtttcattcaAATCTATAATTCAGTCTACAGTATTGTGATATTTCCCTCATCCCCTcttcatcttctctctctctctctctctctctctctctcactctcactctctccagtGGAGGCCAAGTGTCTGAGCTATAAAGGAGAAGATGTGTGTGTCCTCCAGGATGGCCTTGGCCGTGGGTTTTCCGGCTCCATGTCCGGTGCGCGTGTCGACTCGGAGCAGGAGCGGTTGTTTCTGATTGGCTCGTTGGCCCACGGCGTGCTGCAGTGTCGCAGCGTACTTCAGCGTGTGCAGAGGAACCACACGGTCATCGTGATCCGCCGTCAGCAGCAGAATGGCGGGGAAGGGGGGACCCTCAGAACCCGGGGCTGGGAGGTTATGGAGGGGGGagtacctacacacacacacacacacacacacacacacacacacacacacacacacacacacacacacaattattaatAAGAAACATCAGTAATGACAAAcagcatctatctatctatctatctatctatctatctatctatctatctatctatctatctatctatctatctatctaacctTTTTTTGTCTATCTATATTTATCTGTATGTTAtattttgtcattataataACTGGTagacaataatattttataatatttaaatgtaatttttacaaACTTGAAATTCTGTTTATTTCACTGgagaaattgttaaaaaaaaaaaacatcttttatttgaattaattacaaaaacattaatttaattttctgCCTTCAGcccaaacaaaaaaagctcAAACCAATTTTATtacctgatttatttttttaattaaaacgtATGTTCATGAGTAATATATGTATtatcatatacattttaatatcaaagttttaaaagacaaataaacacTAATTTATAAACGCGGTATTTTTTATTGCTCCTTTGGGGCTGCAGTCTTTCTGCCACCTAGTGGTCATTATCCATAACTACAGCAGACTAATCTATAAAATccataatttcattattttacttaaacAACATtggattgaaaaataaataaaattcacaagATTTTACACTCAAACCTAaacttatttattgttattcGGCTCCTAGACCCCTGTGCTGTAACTAATAACCTCTCATATCATCATCACGATGAACActgctctctctgtgtgtttaatattaataataaatgtaaatattagatTATGAGCGTCTCATTTCATACTTGATGAGCCATTTGAACTGCTCGGGGTCGTCCGCACAGCCGTAGTCAGTGGTCCAGGCATGGCCGATGGTGAACTTGTGAAACTTAAGCATGTCCATGACTCCGACCTCGGCCACGGCACAGCCGAACAGATCCGGCCGCTGGTTCACACAAGCAGCTGAGGAACATTGAGACAAATACAACCGAGGACTTCATTCAGACATCTGAAGGGCAGCTACTAAAGGTTCAGAAGCTCATTTCTGTCAGAAAAATAGatttaatagtgtgtgttttgtagtacAGACCCACGAGCAGTCCTCCGTTCGAGGCTCCGTTGATGGCGATGCGGCTCGGTGTAGTGAAGCCCTGCTGGATCAGAAACTCGGCTGCGCACTGAAAGTCATCGAAACAGTTCTGCTTATTGGCCAAGGTTCCcgctgtaatacacacaaataataataataataataataattaacaggGTTGTGATTTTAAcacattaattcaattcattaatTATGGGGGAAATAATGTGTTAAAATGTACAACACATTTATCGCGTCTCACCCTCCCAGACACCTGTACACGTCTCAAACTGGCAAAGCTTTCCAAAGGGTTACATTCAAAACTAGCGGTCGATCGATTCATCTAGCGATAGTCAATAGCCagaactatcagcaaaaatccataccaatagtttttccaggttgatGCTGTTGCTGGAGTGGCTAAGAAGGTCCACGAAACAGtaagagagcggcctctagaggcaattcactgacaccacgtgctgtttgttttgatgAACGAAACTGTGTGGTGCCGGAGAgcgttatatttattaattatatcattataattattgatataattaatatattctgAACTTTTTagtggagtgtttttttttatccagtaactattttaaaaactagTGGGTGAATAATCGGTTATCGGTGATAAATAAGTACGATCCAACTTAGCTATCGGTATTGTCGAAATCCATTATTGGTTGACTCATAAAATAACCCAAAGGATAAAGCTAGCGGTGTTTGCATTGTCTGTAATGAGGGGTTTGAACCTCACTGCATTCAGAGCAGCTGAAATACCACCTGCACTGAAAACATGTTTTAGCTGCGAGCTGCTACAGTCAACAAGCTCCACAAAAGCACAATGACCGAGACCCCACAAACTCAGTCAGTCAAAGTCTCACAAACCACCTACAAATTACCGTCTAGACGTACGCTACTTTATATTAGTCTGTCAAATGGttgaatgagaaataaaaaattaggtCAGTTTCACTGTGCTTCTGTTCAAAATAACAGAATTATGATCAATAGTAATTAAACGTGTCATTGTAGTGATCGGCTTGTGTTCATTAATACAGTAATTGTCATGGCCACTGTAACCTCAGTGACCTGTAACCCCAGtgataagcttttttttttcaataatattgATAAAAGCTGCTTTTTCAATGTTcatctatcattattattttaaatcatttttgagTATAACTTCTATATTTACATGCCAATATTTACgtattaatgtattatgtattaaatgTGCGGATTAATTAGATTCATTATTCAGCACATcttgtaattgattaaataaaaaaactttaatcgCTTCATACCcctaaataatgataataattataataataatattaatataatagcATAATGTATTATGTAATAATATAGTCAGTCTGTAGAGGACGCTcttacacaattatacacactaGAAAAACGTGATTTATTGagaattattaaaaattattataaaatttcctagaataaatataatttatggatgttatgttttttttgttgcttgttttttacatttcttgttttttaaataacaaaaatatatgaatttatttgtaattttaacaaaatatataagattaaataatgtttgtatatattccctcattatttttttatttaaccaaaaatttaattcattattttatttatttgataaaagaatctatttctatttatttgacTAATAATCAAACGAATTTGGATTAAATAAACGAGTGTGAACAGGTATTAGGAGTAAATTCTGAAATAAAAGAATGCaggtgattatttattattattattcctgatATTTCAGGTCAGATGGTGAATTTATGGCTGTAAGTGAAGTGAACATGAATTCTGGTCTATGTGAGAAGTTTCCTAAACATTGTGTggtctccaccttctgctcagGGTTCTGCGATGGCGGCGGATCACAGGTACATGAGAAGAGACGAGATCTCGGAGGTTTCGGTGGTGCAGCCGAAGCGCAGTGTTTAATGTGAGTAAAATACTGGGTGTGAATGTAAAGTGTAATGTGGAATAGATGAGTGACGCTGCAGGACGATAATGAAGAGTTCTGAAGAGTTCCTTAGAACACCATTTCAACTGAAATAAACCATGGTATTAAATCTGTGTGAGAAGAACACCATGTTGTGATGTGTTTAATGATGTGTGGCGTGATTAGGTAATGAGGGAAGATCATGAACTTCTTatgaaatcaaatatttttacattaaatttctATGGAAggtaaacaaatcttttttcataaaagatttcagacatttatatgtttatcaGGGTCTTATTTTCTgcctaatttaatttaaattttattttttattattaaataattaaatagataaagtgtacttcattattaaactttgaaagtaaataaacaaataatgtttgaaagaaaaagaaaataattgttaaCCAATCACTTGGtaaaattatgattttatttgtcttttttattattaaataaaaataattgttttgttttttatttgaattgtacAAAATGATATTGTTAATAGCTATTTATTCAAGTATTTAAAATTCtcatttcttatatttatttcaattgtttttaaattttttaattcacaaattttttttcctctgcaggactcacacacagagcacagagaATCCAACTGCACACAGTCGAGTGTGTTCTGTACAGGTAGTGCACGAGGGGGGTCGCTTAGCGGTCACAGCATTGGacctgaaggtcatgagttcaaatcccagccacaccaagctgccacttctggacccttaaccctatagtagctcagtgtatgaatgagataaaggTAAGTTGATCTGGATAAGGTGCTAAACTGGTGTTAGCAACATTGGGAAGTTGTAGCTTAGTGGATAAATTGTTGCACTTCTCATCAGGAAGGTTGTGaaatcaaatcccagcatctcATCTAAGATACGACTGCTAGGCCCTTGATTAAAGCCCTTAACGTTTACCTGCTGGAGAGTCACTCAGGATAAGGCGTCTGTAAAGGCTGTAGATGTACAGAGGTTCTGCATACCTTTGTGCCATGTCTGACCGTATTCTCCTCCTCCTCGGATGTTGGCCACGGCGAGAATCCCACCCAGGTGTCTGACGAAGAGCAGGTTCGctgtactgtacacacacacaaggttatATAATGAAATGTGTAACCATGGTAGGCTTTGGAGCTCTGGAAaggtaaatgttttttgtactaatatcacacaaacacacacgttagTGTAGAATACACACTTGTAGTAAGGTTGAATGGCGTTCTCGAAGCCTCCATATCCATACAAAAATACAGGGTGTGAGCCGTCCTTCTGTAAACCACGAGCATGAACCAGGAACATCGGGATCTTTGTGCCATCTTTACTATCATAGAAGACCTGCAACACATATTGTATACAAGTGGAGTGGGATTAAATGATTTAGCGCCCTCTGCTGTCTTTGAAGAGAAACGCAACTACAGGGGTGACTGATCAGGACAGGAAGATGTGAAATATAacagacaggttttttttttttttcagtcttctGACTACTAAAGCGTGGCCCTTTCCCAAACaagcctttgtagtgcaaaaaaaaaaaaaaaagataaaataaatccttcttttcctgttgtgtctgctggaagatgcagctctacctctgccatgttaatctgtattctatgtgactctcaggacacgcctcggcctgTGTTGTGATACATCGTATTCACGTATCAGCAGTcgtgctgagagaacgcacttAAGAAACCGTTTGCCGAGAAAAAATCCATCtactaataaaagtatagcacatttactaataattatacagtacatataaaataaatatttgtttactaATGTTAAAAAGCGAAACAAATGCTAACTGCACACttttataaatctataaaatctatgaggtgtatatatatatatatatatatatatatatgtgattttttttttttataaataatttttttttatctcagacgtataataaatatgatttcatattttttgaTATCACATAAACCTTGTAATAActgaaattatatattatattaataatatattaaaaactaaGGTAAAACATGAATTGTAACTACATAATACAGAAGAATTTGtctgtgcatgagtgtgtgtgtgtgtgtgtgtgtgtgtgtgtgtgtgtgtgtgtgtgtgtgtgtgtgtgtgtgtgtgtgtggatatacCTGGCTGGTCTGATAATCGGAGAACTGCACGCCCTTCACCTCCACCTGTCTGAACACTGTTGGCTCTGCGTCTGGTTTACTCAGATCATAGTGGTAGATTATTCCtgcagcccacacacacacacacacacacacacacacacacacacacacacacacacacacacacacagattaataACACTAATTTTGTATTCAACATGCAGTAATTATATGAGAACAAATGATGTAAGAcgtcagatttaaaaaaaatattatttgtattaatctcatgtttttttataataattcagaataaatccatttattttatCTGCTAAAATCAGAACTTTAATATTCTGGGTCTATTCAAAGTGTGTAAATCATTTAAGAAGCAGCATCATGAAGCTATGAGGAGGTTGATGGTGAGGAtgttgaggaggaggaggatgatgatgagaaaGGTGAGGGTGAAATCTGCACCGCACCAGGCGTGGTGAAGGAGGTGAACTTGTAGAAGATATCGGTGTGTTTCTTCTTGCAGCTGAGCCCCGCCACAGTGCCCACGTCAAGCGGCAGCTCGCGAATCCAGCATCCTGTCGAGAGCTCGTACAGGTGCAGCGTGTCCTTCACGTCATGTACGTAATTTATCAACAGGAACCTCTGATTCACGCATTCCACAAAACCTAAtgggaaaacaaacacaatgttaGGACtccaaaaaaatcataaaaataaaattattgcaAGTTGAAGAAACCCAGATGAATAAATTCATGTTGTTAAACCTAGATTACGGTGCAGTGTGTTAGATTggtgtaaaatctttttttactcaTTGAGGTCATTCTTATCCACATACACAAAGCTCCGCCCCTAAACAGTTATTATGCTAATTAGGGCATAGTCACATTCGCTGCTGCAgtagtgtaaagtatttgagcaattacactttgttactgtcatttttggctactttttaattttactgaGTATAAAAGAGCAACTTTTACTCACTTCTTAACTACATTTAGTattcaatatatgtactttttactccactatattttcaTTGACAGTGAGCGTTACTAATTACATTGCCGTGGTTATTTATTCTGCAGATGAGACGATTTTGCAATCgccattttatttgtctattgatTCTGCTTTTTCATTGATTTTACTCTGTGACATGATTGTCATTTCATTGGTTAATTGAAGATCCCTTAACGAAAACCCAGTATTACAGCAGATCTTGAGATCACCCTGAGATGAGATGATCCTAATAAAGTGACATGATTCTGAAATCTGCAGCCACTAATTTTTAAGGAATTATTCCCTTGtttgaaatatataaaactatttttaatttatacctTTATGTTCCTTCAgtatcttcacacacacacacacacacacacactacctacAGAATGACTGTGAGCACGGCGCTAATTGAGCTagcgtcttcatacccccctgcagtgtgagtgtgtttacaCATCACAACCCAACGATATCATCCCCAGAATTCACATCTGTGATATTCACATTGctcacttcctctttctcaTCCAGAGAAACAGCGAGTGAAAGTCCTGAGTCTCTGCGGTCAGAgcttctgagaaaaaaaaaaaaacacaccagctCCATCCATGTCTCACAGACTTTAGATCATTTTCACTcgaaacaggaaacaggagtGAGGAAATGCTCAAGAACACCAGGCCTGAAGAGACTGCCAGGAAATGGggaagtgtgcgtgtgtgtgtatgtttgggaAATGAGCAATTTCTGAGATCTTTTAGGAAAAGGAGGAACTCCACataatcctctctctctctctctctctctctctctctctctctttatttctatcCCATTCTGCTTTTCTATTGCTTTTGCTTTAtctctgtttttgtgtttgacTGCTTATTGTGCACaggttgtgtttgtttgtgtgtgtgtgtgtgtgtgtgtgtgtgtgtgtgtgtgtgtatggtattGCTATATTAAGCTGCAGGTTGTGATATGttttgcatgtgtatgtgtgtgtgtgtgtgtgtgtgtgtgtgtgtgtgtgtgtgtgtgtgtgtgtgtgttgttgttgttatgctCAGTCACACATTGTcctgtgttttgtctgtataattgtgtgtgtttacctatGAGTCTGATTATTGTGCTCagttaatgttttgtttgtgtgtttgtgtgtctgtgggatTATTACGTGTAGCTGCGGTTgcgctgtgtttgtgtgtgggattGATATTGTCTGCTGCAGGTTGTtttgtttcctgtgtgtgtgtgggattgaTCTTGTCTGTACAGGTTGTCTTgagtttcctgtgtgtgtgtgtgtgtgtgtgtgtgtgtgtgtgtgtgtgtgtgtgtgtgtgtgtgtgtgtgtttacccagGACATCTTTGGGGTGTTGAGGTATGAGAGTGCTCCAGTTCTCCCTCTCGGGTTTCTGCAGATCGATGTTGATGACACAGTAGCGTGGA
Coding sequences within:
- the LOC124396366 gene encoding prolyl endopeptidase-like codes for the protein MAYTYPETRRDESKVDDYNGVKIPDPYWWLEDPDSDETKAFVEEQNKLTMPFLDKCEVREQFHKRLTELYNYPKYSCPYKRGKRYFYFHNKGLQNQDVLYVQDSLDSPSTVFFDPNTLSEDGTVALKMGRLSEECEYFAYGLSSAGSDWVTVRFLKADDVTELPDVLERVKFSCLAWTHDAKGIFYNCYPLQHGKADGTETTTNLNQKLFYHVIGTNQSEDVLVAEFPEHPKWQSHVTISDDGRYVVLSISEGCEPVNQLWYCDLHQLPNGITGLLPWVKLVETFEAQYSYVTNEGSVFTFRTNLDAPRYCVINIDLQKPERENWSTLIPQHPKDVLGFVECVNQRFLLINYVHDVKDTLHLYELSTGCWIRELPLDVGTVAGLSCKKKHTDIFYKFTSFTTPGIIYHYDLSKPDAEPTVFRQVEVKGVQFSDYQTSQVFYDSKDGTKIPMFLVHARGLQKDGSHPVFLYGYGGFENAIQPYYNTANLLFVRHLGGILAVANIRGGGEYGQTWHKAGTLANKQNCFDDFQCAAEFLIQQGFTTPSRIAINGASNGGLLVAACVNQRPDLFGCAVAEVGVMDMLKFHKFTIGHAWTTDYGCADDPEQFKWLIKYSPLHNLPAPGSEGPPFPAILLLTADHDDRVVPLHTLKYAATLQHAVGQRANQKQPLLLRVDTRTGHGAGKPTAKAILEDTHIFSFIAQTLGLHWRE